TCTGATTGTGCTGGATGTGATGTTGCCTGATGTTAATGGCTGGCGGATAGTACAATCTATTCGCGAAAGCAATAACCTTACGCCAGTATTGTTTTTATCCGCCCGTGATAGCGTTGATGACAGAGTTAAAGGCTTAGAATTAGGCGCGGATGATTACTTAATTAAACCCTTTGCTTTCTCAGAAGTGTTGGCGCGGGTACGCAGCCTAATACGCCGCGGCCAAACCATAACCACCCCAGATTTACTTCAGGTGGCCGATTTACAATTAGACGTCCCCAAAAGAAGAGTCATGCGTAGCGGAGTCAAAATTGCCTTGAGTAATAAAGAGTTTTCTTTATTAGAGTTATTAATGCGCCGCAGCGGTGAAGTCTTACCCCGATCTTTAATCGCCTCACAGGTTTGGGATATGAATTTTGATAGTGACACCAATGTTATTGATGTCGCGATAAGAAGGTTACGGGCTAAAGTAGACGATGATTTTATGCCAAAATTAATCCACACCGTGCGCGGCATGGGCTATAAACTTGAAAACGAGCAAGCGGATGAAGCATAACACTAAACGGCCACTGTCCTTGACCCTGAGAGTGGTACTGTCTGTCGTTGTCACTATTGCGGTTTGTTTACTGGTTGTTAGGCAACTGCTTATCAGTTCTATAGAGCACCATTTTATTGAGCAAGATGCCGATGAACTTGGCGTTATTGTTCACTCTGTTCAGCAAGTGTTCCTTAAAGAACCTACAGTTCCGAAAACTTTAGCTCAATCATTATCGCAAGCTGTTGCCGGACATCATGGCGTGTATTACCAAATAAACAATTCTCAGCAGCAAATTATTTATAACAATGCTAATTTTGATTTAAGCCAACTTACAGATATTGATGAATCCATAGATACATTTAAAATTGAAAATATCCAACACTGGCAATACCAAGATAAAGCCTATCGGGGGATTACTCTGAACATCGCCACTGCAAACGATAACTACCGGTTAATTGCAGCAATTGATATGGATTTTCACATCCACTTTTTGCAGCAACTCGGTCAAAGTCTTTGGGTGATTCTACTCGGTTCCTGCCTCCTTACTTTATTAGCAGCTTGGATTGCGGTGCATCAAGGTTTAGCGCCACTTAGAGGACTAAGTGACAATATGCGCGACATTCAAACCAGCAAACTCGACATTAGATTAAACGCCAACGAAGTACCTTCTGAGTTAACGCATATGGTGCAGTCATTCAACCACATGCTAAACCGCTTAGAGGATGGCTTTATTAAGTTATCGCACTTTAGTGCCGACATTGCTCACGAAATTCGCACCCCTTTAACCAATATTATTACCCAAACCCAAGTCAGTTTATCTCGGCAACGAACGGCTGAGGAATACCAAAACGTGTTATTTTCGAATTTGGAAGAGCAAGAGCGGCTTAGCAAGATGGTTAGCGATATGCTGTGGTTGGCTAAAAGTAAAAATGGTTTAATCACACCAAATAAACAGCCTTTAAATATTGCCGATGAAGTCGCGGCCATATTCGAGTTTTTTGAAGCGTTAGCAGACGAGGCCGGAGTCAAACTCGCGTTTACCGGTCAGCCTAGCGTCATCAATGCCGATCGCACCTTACTAAGGCATGCTTTAACTAATTTGCTATCAAATGCGATACGACACACAGCTTCTGGCAACAGCATTACGGTCAACAGCTATCAGCAAGTTGCTAACACGCTTTGTATCAGTGTCGAAAACCCTGGCCCAGCAATATCCGCCGAGCATTTACCTTATTTGTTTGAACGTTTTTATCGCGCCGATCAATCCAGACAACGCCATAGTGATGGTGCGGGTTTAGGGCTGGCAATT
The sequence above is drawn from the Rheinheimera salexigens genome and encodes:
- a CDS encoding heavy metal response regulator transcription factor, whose protein sequence is MRLLIVEDEIKTGDYLKQGLTEAGFQVSLVRNGLDGHHLAMTEVFDLIVLDVMLPDVNGWRIVQSIRESNNLTPVLFLSARDSVDDRVKGLELGADDYLIKPFAFSEVLARVRSLIRRGQTITTPDLLQVADLQLDVPKRRVMRSGVKIALSNKEFSLLELLMRRSGEVLPRSLIASQVWDMNFDSDTNVIDVAIRRLRAKVDDDFMPKLIHTVRGMGYKLENEQADEA
- a CDS encoding heavy metal sensor histidine kinase, yielding MKHNTKRPLSLTLRVVLSVVVTIAVCLLVVRQLLISSIEHHFIEQDADELGVIVHSVQQVFLKEPTVPKTLAQSLSQAVAGHHGVYYQINNSQQQIIYNNANFDLSQLTDIDESIDTFKIENIQHWQYQDKAYRGITLNIATANDNYRLIAAIDMDFHIHFLQQLGQSLWVILLGSCLLTLLAAWIAVHQGLAPLRGLSDNMRDIQTSKLDIRLNANEVPSELTHMVQSFNHMLNRLEDGFIKLSHFSADIAHEIRTPLTNIITQTQVSLSRQRTAEEYQNVLFSNLEEQERLSKMVSDMLWLAKSKNGLITPNKQPLNIADEVAAIFEFFEALADEAGVKLAFTGQPSVINADRTLLRHALTNLLSNAIRHTASGNSITVNSYQQVANTLCISVENPGPAISAEHLPYLFERFYRADQSRQRHSDGAGLGLAITKAIIEAHDGDITVTSEQNLTRFVITLRMT